One Hydrogenophaga crassostreae genomic region harbors:
- the creD gene encoding cell envelope integrity protein CreD, translated as MNKFPLLSKTLIVGFLMVLLAIPLEMVSGVIRERTVNRSQATGEVARAHAGAQTMTGPVLHVPYTETFRRTVVVDVNKDTKREDTVVVARVLTVFPRRLDTRSRLATETRWRGIFPVTVYTSHHETAGRFVWPGVAPTEVGGQIKLGQPRIMMGVSDLRGLQSAPLLRLGGKALTVSASPASQKLPLPLAAPLAVELLEEGAPLDFTLAVDLAGTGQIAWVPLAEDNRVSLTSAWPHPSFGGDFLPRERVVDDAGFTASWSVPSLSTQAQQQFLSQGREPNGHVDQLSVSLENPVDVYRLSDRATKYGMMFIVLTFAAFFVLEMVKRWRIHPMQYLMIGAALVLFFLLLLSLSEHLAFAAAYGVASAACIGLLSHYLRHVLGSWRAGLGMSGMLVALYGVLYGILVSEDNALMMGSLLLFGVLAAIMVATRRLDWYGVMRSDTQPADTPVVAGD; from the coding sequence TTGAACAAATTTCCCTTGCTGAGCAAAACCCTGATCGTCGGGTTCCTGATGGTGCTGCTCGCCATTCCACTTGAAATGGTGAGTGGCGTGATCCGCGAGCGCACCGTGAACCGCTCACAGGCCACCGGCGAAGTTGCCCGCGCCCACGCCGGGGCACAAACCATGACCGGGCCAGTCCTGCACGTGCCCTACACCGAGACGTTCAGGCGCACGGTGGTGGTCGATGTCAACAAGGACACGAAGCGCGAAGACACGGTCGTCGTGGCGCGGGTGCTCACCGTGTTTCCCAGGCGCCTGGACACGCGCAGCCGGCTCGCTACCGAGACCCGCTGGCGGGGCATTTTCCCGGTCACGGTCTACACCAGCCACCATGAAACCGCAGGGCGTTTTGTCTGGCCTGGCGTGGCGCCAACCGAGGTGGGTGGGCAAATCAAGCTGGGGCAACCCAGGATCATGATGGGCGTGAGCGATTTGCGGGGTTTGCAAAGTGCGCCTTTGCTCAGGCTGGGCGGGAAAGCCCTGACTGTGAGCGCGTCGCCCGCCAGCCAGAAGCTGCCCTTGCCCCTGGCGGCGCCGCTGGCGGTCGAGCTGCTGGAAGAGGGTGCACCGCTCGATTTCACTTTGGCGGTGGATCTTGCCGGAACGGGTCAGATCGCCTGGGTCCCCCTGGCTGAAGACAACCGGGTAAGCCTCACTTCGGCCTGGCCCCATCCCAGCTTTGGTGGCGATTTTTTGCCCCGGGAGCGCGTGGTCGATGATGCAGGGTTCACGGCCAGTTGGAGCGTGCCTTCGCTGTCCACACAGGCGCAGCAGCAGTTTCTGTCCCAGGGTCGAGAGCCCAATGGCCATGTTGATCAGCTGTCGGTTTCGCTGGAGAACCCGGTCGATGTGTACCGGTTGAGCGACCGTGCCACCAAATACGGAATGATGTTCATCGTGCTCACCTTCGCGGCCTTCTTCGTGCTGGAAATGGTCAAACGCTGGCGCATCCATCCGATGCAGTACCTGATGATCGGTGCGGCGCTGGTGCTGTTTTTTCTGCTCTTGCTGTCGTTGTCTGAACACCTGGCATTCGCTGCCGCCTATGGGGTAGCGAGTGCGGCCTGTATCGGGCTGTTGAGCCACTACCTGCGGCATGTTTTGGGCAGCTGGCGCGCGGGTCTCGGCATGAGTGGCATGCTGGTGGCGTTGTATGGGGTGCTCTACGGCATTCTGGTGTCGGAAGACAACGCACTGATGATGGGCTCGCTGCTGTTGTTTGGTGTGCTCGCAGCCATCATGGTGGCGACCCGCAGGCTGGACTGGTACGGCGTGATGCGTTCGGATACCCAGCCGGCGGACACGCCTGTCGTCGCAGGGGATTGA
- a CDS encoding endonuclease/exonuclease/phosphatase family protein, which translates to MANPNSNDAPIKYATLTVATCNVLNLALPGRDFYPGQDPYSQSEYERKVDWLGERIKTLNADVLAVQEVWDEAALQEAVKRSGLRYKFVSVPGAENGPGKSGAQGTPRVGLITRLAVESVESLVDFPPQAVVDVPGMGPYTRFERPPLHATLRLKNGPCLHVITAHFKSKRPKLLSDEEGKTVEERDDPTVQAVGSLRSLIMRGAEALAVRLRVVDILHRSREPLVMMGDLNDSPHSVTTQLVANTSQVAYQRGAYDTALFSAWDVQGDGALRRDVAFSHIHQGYPEVLDQVLVSEEFTARSRRAIGEVLRVEVFNDHLFEGRSRAKSDHGFVRALIRWEQQQQG; encoded by the coding sequence ATGGCCAACCCAAATTCCAACGACGCACCCATCAAGTACGCCACCCTGACCGTGGCCACCTGCAACGTACTCAACCTCGCGCTCCCGGGGCGCGATTTCTACCCGGGTCAAGACCCCTACAGTCAGAGCGAATACGAACGCAAGGTGGACTGGTTGGGCGAACGCATCAAAACGCTCAACGCCGATGTGCTCGCAGTGCAAGAGGTGTGGGACGAAGCTGCTCTACAGGAGGCTGTCAAGCGCAGCGGCCTGCGATACAAATTCGTCAGCGTGCCCGGCGCGGAGAACGGCCCGGGCAAGAGCGGCGCTCAAGGCACCCCTCGCGTCGGCCTGATCACCCGCCTTGCGGTCGAATCGGTCGAATCGCTGGTTGACTTCCCGCCACAAGCCGTGGTCGATGTGCCCGGCATGGGGCCCTACACCCGCTTTGAGCGCCCGCCCCTGCACGCCACGCTGCGTCTGAAAAACGGTCCCTGTCTGCATGTGATCACGGCTCACTTCAAATCCAAGCGTCCCAAGCTCTTGAGCGATGAAGAGGGCAAAACGGTGGAAGAGCGCGACGATCCAACCGTGCAAGCTGTGGGCAGCCTTCGATCGTTGATCATGCGCGGCGCAGAGGCACTCGCTGTTCGCCTCAGGGTGGTCGACATCCTTCACCGCTCGCGCGAACCGCTGGTCATGATGGGTGACCTGAACGACAGTCCCCACAGCGTCACAACCCAGCTCGTGGCCAATACCTCCCAGGTGGCTTACCAGCGCGGCGCCTACGACACCGCGCTGTTCAGTGCCTGGGACGTGCAAGGCGATGGGGCACTGCGCCGCGATGTCGCCTTCTCTCATATCCACCAAGGCTACCCCGAGGTGCTTGACCAGGTACTGGTAAGCGAAGAGTTCACAGCCAGGAGCCGCAGGGCCATTGGTGAAGTGTTGCGGGTCGAAGTGTTCAACGACCACCTCTTCGAAGGACGCAGCCGCGCCAAGAGCGACCACGGCTTTGTTCGGGCGCTGATCCGCTGGGAACAGCAACAACAAGGTTGA